The Spirosoma sp. SC4-14 DNA window GGGTGGTCAAGGTAAGCCACCAGCTGGCTGGCCGTTTCATTCAGCATATGTGGTTTGGGGCTGGGTTTGGCCCCATCCTGAACGAGCCGCCAGATTCGCCCGTGCTGAATATGCTTGTCTAGCCCCAACCGTTCGATCTGCGGACGAATCCAGCTTCCTTTGGGGGTCCATTGCGATTCCTGAATAATACCCCGGTTCATATCCACGATATACAAGTTACCATCTGGACCCGTGTAGGTGTTGACCGGACGGAAATTGAAATCCGACGATGCAATGAATTCCTGCTCTTTATACACATTTTCGAGTTGGGTTTTTCCCTGCCGATGCAGCACGTGGGCGCGACGGATAATCCGGGCTACGGGTTCACAAATCAGGTAGTCGCCAACCAGATCGGTCGGGAGTTTGTCACCCCTGTAGATGGACTGACCGCAACCGGCCGTGAAATGATTCAGTGTACTGTCGGGACGTAAGCGTTTGGGGCCGCCCTGGGCATCCGGATTCGCGATAATCGACCAGACGGGGGCAAACGTTTCTTCATCGTAGGCATCAGCCAGTTCCAGTGCCCCATATTTTGGGTTGATCTGGAAACCAGACCCCGCATTTTCGCCACCACCCCGGCTAAAGAAGAGCCGCCCATAGTTGTCGTGCGTTAAGCCCCACTGCCCGTTGGAACCGCTGGACAGCGAATCGACCCGAATACTACCGTTGGTATACCGAAACCGAACCGGATCAACTGTTACATAAATCCAGTTGTCGAGATTCCAGTCGAGGCCACTGCGCTGGTGTTCGAGGTTGCCGGGCGCTTTGCGGTCAACATGGTAAATCCGTTTTTTATCGTCGGCTACACCATCACCGTTTGTGTCTCTGTAGCGCCAAAGATCGTACGTATCTGTTTCATTGACAATAAGTTCGTGGTTGACACACAGCAACATTCGGGGTAACAGCAGTTTGTTGATGAAAACAGAACTTTTGTCCATTTTTCCATCCCCGTTGGTATCTTCCAGCAACATCACCCGACTCACCGGTTCGTGTTCGCCGGTGGCATCGGCATCCTGCATGTACGTATCCATTTCGGCAACATACATACGGGCATTTCCATCCCAGGCAATGGCTACCGGCTCGTGAATCATTGGCTCGCTTGCTACCAATTCCATATGATATCCGGTCGGTACCCGAAACGATTGCAGGCTTTGCTCCGGTGTTAATTGGGCTGGATTTGCAATCGGATTAATAGTTGGCTTCGGTTCTAAACCCCCATTTGTCGATGACGCTGTTTGCTGGGTTTGCGCCGTTTGTTTTGACACTGTGCATGTAACAGCCAGAGCCGAAAGAAGAAGGAGCGTTGCTGGCCATGTATTTTTTTTCATAGGAAGGGACTTGGGTTATAGTATGCGGTTTATGGTTGTTCAATAGATTGAGTTTATGCTCCTGACAGGACGATTGAGCTACATCAACTTGTCTTTCCTTTCGGGGCTGGGGTAATGGTAGTCCAATAAATTTGGTTAAAACCCGATGGAACTGGAGCACTCAACAGCCCAACCGAAAACCGGATATCGAACCGAATTCAGCGTTTATGTTTGTAGTTTCATAAGTCGTGAGCGTGGTGCTTTTTACTCTATTTGATGCACTATTTAATCTGGTTTTTATCCTACAGTTAGCACGTAGGAAACTACCTCTTGTCGGCTTCGGGAAGTTTCGTTACGTGATGGACTGGCATACAAAAAGCCATTGTGAACGTATCTCACAATGGCTTTTTGTAGAAATGAACGATCTGTAATGAATTTACTTTTGATTGCTGGCCTGTTCCTTTTCCTGATCCATAAACTTGATCGTGGAGAACGACAGCAGTGGCTGAATGGATTTTGCCTGATCGTTTTTGAAAATGAAATAAAGATCATGAACGCCGTTCTGAGCTTTCAGCGAAATAAAAACGGGTGGGCGGGCAAACGGGTTGAAACCTGCACCGGGTTTGGCCGTTGCTGGTTTATTGCCGGGAGCACCGCCCGACGACGAAGCTACACCATTTGCCCCCGCTTTTGCGTTCGATTCCATCTGAGCCATAAGCTTAGCTATGTCCACTTCGGGAGCCAGTTCCACCGTCGTTTGACCGATGATTGGTCCCGTTGGAGAACCGATCCGCACTTCAATTGTTCCACCGGCACTACCTTCGCGACGCTGGGCGGCTGCGTTCAGTTCCAGTTGTTTGATACCCGTCAGGTCCAGCTTCTGAAATGCGATGTAACTATTATTGTACGGAATCACGTTTTCGCCTTTGCCCATTCCTTTCGCTTTAATGTCGGCTCCGTGCACAACCTGGGCCGACGACGCATCGAGCTGCGGACTGTGCAATACGAGCAGTTGTTCGGTCGTTTGAGCCGGAACTTCTTTGCTCCCTTTGGTGGCGGCAGCCCCACGGTCAGTATAAGCCGCCCGGATCAGAACGGAACCTTTGCCATTGTCGCCTTCTGGAAGTTTAAGTGCGTATGTTCCTGCCAGTGGCAGGCTGCTATAGGTTTTATCGTTAACGTGCAAAATGTACTGAACCAGCGTACTGGCATCGACTACCGACATGGCCGGATGCCCTGGCATGGCCACATCGCCCCAGACCCCAACGCCACCCTGTCTGATTTTGGCAACCAGACGATCAGGCGCACCTGCATCGCCTTTATATTTGGTGGCAATGGCCGTGAAAGCAGGACCTACCGATTTTGTGCTGATCTGATGACATACTTTGCAATCGCTCTGATTGATGAGCGTATGAGCAACGGCAAACTGCGTTGAGGCATCAACGCTACGCTGAGTCTGCATCACTTCGGCATAATCGAATCCTTCAGAAGTATAGTCGATGCTCATGGCTACACGTGCCGCAGGTATTTTGCCATTGGCCAGGCTGCCGTCTTCCTTATCGTCGACCTGAACCGTGTACTGAATAGGTTGATCGGGAAAGAAGAAAGTTCGGTTGCCCGTTAGGTTGACCGAAACCGTTGGGGGAGCATTCCCGGCAATGATTTTTACGGACTGACTATTAGTGGCACCCTGTGGATCGCTTACCGTAAGTGTCGCCGTATAGACTCCCGGCTTATCGAAGGTAACGGCTGGGTTGGCGGTAGAAAAAAACCGTGGTGCTGTACCGGGCGACGTAACTTTCCACTGATAGCTTAGTTTATCGCCGTCGTTATCCTTGCTACCGTCAGCAAGTAAGGTGAGCTGTAAGGGAATTGGGCCACCCTGTTTGCTTGCCAACGCCTGAACAATCGGTTTGCGGTTTCCGCCATTATATTCGATGCGAACCAATCGTGAATTATCACTCCTGCGAAACCAGTTGCTGCCATATTCCAGAACGTACATATCGCCGTCGGGACCAAATTTCATATCAATCGGTTCAACGGGGTGGTAGCTGGGGAGAAATCGCTCCATCGATTTGTAGTTCCCATCGGCATCCATTGTGATGGCCATGATCCAGCCCCGCGAAAAATCAGTGACTATCCATTTGCCTTCATAATAAGCAGGCCAGGGGCGTTTGGCACCTTTGAAATCGGCCTGATGATAAATAGGGCCACCCGTAGCCGATCGCGATCCAGTGCCCACCAGCGGAAATTCTTCCGAAACGGCATACGGATAGTAGATGAACGAGGGCGCTACGGGCGGTAATTCTTTCAGGCCAGTGTTGTTCGGTGAGTTGTTAACGATGTGATCCGGGTCTTTTTTGTCGAGCGGCTTTTTGTTCTCATAGTCATAGACCGGAAAAGCCTGCCTGTTACCGACAAACCACGGCCAGCCGAAGTTGCCCGGTTTGCGCGCCTGGTTTAGCTCGTCGTAGCCACGTGGTCCAATCTCTGAATCGGCCGTGGCATCAGGACCTATCTCGCCCCAGTAGATATAACCCGTTTTGCTGTCGAGCGAAATACGCCAGGGGTTCCGGTGGCCCATCGAATAAATTTCCGGGCGGGTAAGCCCCCCGTCCCCCGAAGGGGGTGGATTTACCGCAGACCAGCCTCTGGTTTCCCCTTTGGGGGCGGAGGGGGCCTGAAAAAGATTCCCGTCTGGAATGGTATAAGTGCCATTGGTTTCAGGGTGAATCCGGAGAATCTTGCCGCGTAAATCGTTCGTGTTTCCAGCGTGCCCCTGATCGTCCCAACTACTGCGGCCGGGTCGTTCGTCGGTTTGGGCAGCTTGCTGGTTGCCCGTATTATTGCCAACGGTCAGGTACAGATTTCCAGCTCGGTCCCAGGTCATGCCGCCACCCGTATGGCAGCATACTTCACGCTGAGTGGGGACTTCCAGCAGCACTTTCTCCGACTGGATTTTGTTGTCGCGGAATTCCCAGCGGGTGAGCATATGTTTTTTCTCCGTCGGGTGCGCATAATACAGATAGAGCCAGTGATTCTGATCAAAGTGAGGGTCGAGCGATAAACCCATCAGCCCTTCTTCGGCTTCAGAAACACGCCCTTCGGCGGAGGTATATTTGGTATTGACCGGAATTGTTGCGATCAGATCGACCGTTTTGCTGGCCGGATCATATTTTTTTACGGCGCCCTTGCGCTCGATGATAAATGCCGTGCCATCTTTCAGGACGTCAAACGCCATTGGCTCGTCGAGTTCTTCGGCTACCACTACGGGTGTAAAGCGGGTTTCGTCGGGCTTGCCGGGGGAGTCCTGTAAGGTAAACGAAGCTAGTCCAAGCAACAAAGCTGTGTTAGCCAGGACTGATAACGAAAGAGAAAAAGGTTTCAGGAGCATACGAATGAGTTAGGCGAGTTGAGTTAACAGGGAAGGTCAGAAATGATTCATAAAATGAGGTAGGTTTTAGCCTACCTCATTTTATGAATCATCAGGCCAGAATTTTTGTCAGATTCGTATAGCTCGTTGTGATGCTTTCAATAGGCGTAGCGGCCATGTCCTGCTCCACAAAGAAGTATTTCAGTCCGGCTACTTTTGCCGCAGCAAATGCCCGTTTAAAGTCGACGACGCCATTGCCCACTTCCGTAATGGTTTTGTTATCGGCCTTAATGTCTTTGATGTGCCAGAGCGGGAAGCGGCCAGGATGTTGGTTGAAGATCTCGACCGGATCTTTACCGGCTTTGGTAGCCCAGGCCAGGTCCAATTCCATCTTCACCAGATCTTTGTCGGTTTGCGACAGAATCAGTTCATACGGCGTTTTGCCGCCCTCGACGGGGTCGAATTCGGTGGAGTGATTGTGGTAAGCAAAGCCAATCCCTGCTTTTTTACAGGCTTCGCCCGTTTTCTGGAATACCTCGATCGATTTCTGAATTTCGTCCAGCGTGGCAACGGGTGTGCTTGCACAGACCAGATAGGAGAGACCTCCTTCAACAGCTTCGTCGACTAACTGCTGATAGTTGTCGCGTAAATTAAGTTGCGGAGGCATTTTTGAAAAATCCATCGCCGGACGCTGGGCACTACCGCCCGGTGCTTGCCCACTCGGAGGAGGTCCACCTGCTGCGGCCGGACGTGGACGGAAAGGAGCACCACCTGCATGATGGGCGCGCCAGGTCATACCCAGGTCAGCTACGAGTTTTTTGAATTCTTTGGCCGTGTAGCCATAATATCCGCCCCGCAGGTTGAAAGCCGATTCAATTTCCTTGTAACCAACAGCCGCCACTTTCTCTAAAGTGCCTTTCGGGTCTTCGTTCATTGGGCGGAAAAGGGTAAATAGCTGAAGTCCGATAGGTCGCGTAGGGGCACCCGCCAGTAAATCGCTGGCATGGGCGAGTTGAGGAAGCGCCAGACCGCCGATAGCAAGGGCGCTGGCATCGCGAAGAAAATGTCTTCTGGATATCATAGGAAAGGAATAGTTTAAAAAAAGCCGCAGGCTGCGAACAACCTGCGGCTGGGAAATGAGATTATTTCTTTTCGGCTACCGCGCCATCCTGCCTGGCAAATTCGCCACTGGCTTTTATTTCGACTTCATCGCTGACGACCGTTGTCGGAACCGAGCCGACGCCAAAATCGGACCGTTTCAGGGTCCCGCTGATTTTTAGACCCGCTTTGTCCTGCTTACCGCGTGGACTGTCCATCGTGACAGGACCCGTCAGAACGGCGTCGAGCGTGACGGGTTTCGTAACGCCATGCATGGTCAGATTGCCCGCCAGCTTGTAGTTTTTACCCTCAACTTTCTTGAACGAGGTACTTTTAAAGGTAATCGTTTCAAATTTGGCAGCATCAAAAAAATCGGGACTTTTCAGATGCCCGTCGCGCCGGTCGTTATCCGTATTGATGCTATTGACATCGGCGGTTAATTCGACAACAGCATCGGAGAGATCAGGTTTTGCCGAGATGATTTTTGTATCGAAGGTCTTGAAATTGCCATCAACTTCCGATAGCATCAGGTGAGTAACCGTAAAGCCAACTTTGGCGTGTGACTTATCGACTGTCCAGGTTTGAGCGTTTGCGGCCGAAACAGCCAGCAGAGTGGCAACAGATAATAGAACCGACTTCATGGTTATGTTACGTTAACAGGTTAAAACAAACTATTGGATAAAATTTTAGAAGCTATTAGCGAGGACGACCACCGCCCGACTGGCCTCCGGCGGCTGGTGCGGCCTGTTGTTGCTGGCCACCGCCATCGCCATCACCGCCTTTGATGTCGTCGTTATTCACGCCACGAGCCTTACGACGAGGTTGCTCAAAGGTCATTTTGCCGATCCGGTATGTGAATGTCACTTTTACGTTAGCGTTGTAGAGATTGGTAACGCTGACCTGAGTAAGCAATGGAGAACTCAGGTTCGTTCGCATTCTTACGCCATTGGTGGCAAAGTTCTCGGCGGCCAGACCAATGCTGCCCCGTTTGTTGGCCAGGTCCTTGCGGAAACCCAGCGAGTACATATAAAAACTCCCCATCGTTCCCTGAAGCTGCGGCATTGGTCCCCGGAAGAAACTGAATACCTGAGCACTCCAGCCTTTGTTCAGCTGCAACTGGCTCATCAGGCGACCTCCAATGCTTACGCCCGATTTTTTGATGGTAATCGATTCTCCGGTGGCGTCTGGCGTTAGGCCCTGCATATACACATAATAACCGTCAATGCCACCATTTACACTCCATTTAGAGGTTAGGTTGGTATTGAAAAAGATGTTTGAGCCGAAGGTACGCTGCACGCCGATGTTCTGGTAGGTCGTGATGATCCCTCCTGCCAGCGTATCTGAAGGAATGCGGATCTGCGTGATAGCATTGTTCGTTAACCGGCCGAAAATGGCGGCATTTAGATACGTTTTCTTGATCGTCGAGCTTAAACTCAACTCGAAATTATCAGTTAGCTCCGGACTCAGATTGGGGTTACCAACACTAATCATTTGCGGGTTTGCAGCGTTAGGGTTAGGGTTCAATTGCTGTAGACCAGGCCGCTGAATACGGCGGTTATAGGCCGCTTTCAGCGTGCTGCCACCTTTCAGACTTTTCGATACGTTAATGCTTGGTACCAGATTGCTATAGTTTGGAATGTTGAGGTCCGTATTCGGCTTCGACTCGGTCGATTGCGTAGCCGATATGCTCGTGTATTCGTAGCGCGTACCAACTTTAAAGGTGTATTTGCTGGGCGTTACATAGGTATAGGAAATGTAGCCCGCACCAATATTCTGGTTATACGAGAGCGTGCCAGATGGGTTCGTTGGGTCGAACGACAGTTCGCCGGTGCTGCTACCAACCAGATACTGATACCGGCTGTCGACCCGGCGCATGATAGATTTTCCCCCAAACTCCAGCAACTGATTTTTGCGGATCGGTGTCTGGTAATCGGTCTGGATCGTAAACTCCTGATTGGTGTTATTATTCAGGTTTTGCTGGCGGGCCGTGAGGGTGGTGCCGTTGTTGAGAATGTCGGCATAAAAATTATTCGTCAGGCCCGTCCGGCTGAATTGGGTTGAAATGCTCCATTCCTGCTGTGGCTTAAACGTGCGAACATAATCGATGTTCATATCCACCGAGTTCGAGAGATCTTTCCGGTTTACATCGCGGTTGGTCATTCTCAGCAACGAATCGCCAATGGAAGCGCTGGTTAGTTGATTTTGCTGTTGAACAAAATTGCGGGTGCCATAGCGGATATTGGCCGATAGCGACTGATCTTTAGCCAGGTCGTAGTCGATGCCGAGGGTGTATTGCCCGAATAGTGGCTTATCGAAGGCAGTACCTTCCTGGTGAGTTTGCTGATAATTAGTGCCTACCAGTGTGGTCTGATCCAGCGTCGAGGAGGCATGGTTGTACATAGCCCGGCCAAAGCCGCCCAGAGAAAGCCCCAGTTTCCCTTGCCGGTATGAGCCATTTAACCCCAGGTTTGACGCCCGCAGTCCAGCTCCGGCATCGACATTGAGCGTCAGGCCGTGCAGGGTATTCTTTTTCGTGACGATGTTGATGATTCCGGCGGCTCCTTCGGCATCATATTTAGCTGATGGGCTCGTGATTACTTCAACCGATTTGATCATATCGGCCGGAAGTTGTTTTAATGCATCGGCAACACTGGCTGCCACAATGGTAGAGGGTTTGTTGTTGATCAGTACGCGAATGTTCTGACTACCGCGCAGGCTAACGTTACCGTCCAGATCGACCGAAAGCATCGGTACCCGTTTAAGTACGTCCGATGCATCACCCCCTTTTGAGGTCAGATCTTTATCGGCGTTGAAAACCAGCCGGTCAACTTTTTCTTCGACCAGGGCCGCCTGACCAGTCACAACCACTTCGCCCAGTGTTCGAACATCGGCTGCCAGTTTTACGGTTCCGATCGTGATGTCGGTCCCTTTAGCAATAG harbors:
- a CDS encoding c-type cytochrome produces the protein MKKNTWPATLLLLSALAVTCTVSKQTAQTQQTASSTNGGLEPKPTINPIANPAQLTPEQSLQSFRVPTGYHMELVASEPMIHEPVAIAWDGNARMYVAEMDTYMQDADATGEHEPVSRVMLLEDTNGDGKMDKSSVFINKLLLPRMLLCVNHELIVNETDTYDLWRYRDTNGDGVADDKKRIYHVDRKAPGNLEHQRSGLDWNLDNWIYVTVDPVRFRYTNGSIRVDSLSSGSNGQWGLTHDNYGRLFFSRGGGENAGSGFQINPKYGALELADAYDEETFAPVWSIIANPDAQGGPKRLRPDSTLNHFTAGCGQSIYRGDKLPTDLVGDYLICEPVARIIRRAHVLHRQGKTQLENVYKEQEFIASSDFNFRPVNTYTGPDGNLYIVDMNRGIIQESQWTPKGSWIRPQIERLGLDKHIQHGRIWRLVQDGAKPSPKPHMLNETASQLVAYLDHPNGWWRDNAQRQLIVLGDKSVVPALKQIATGAQNKTSVLARIHALWTLEGLDAIDVATLNAALKDDDAQVRRTAVWISEPYLKKNDEVLIGQVASLKNDPSTDVRIQVLESMHMSDSPKAKTVVEELLAQNTDNMMITAVEASIQKNNDFKRYGNKLGILSAADRASVLKGAEIFKSLCSSCHGTDGKGLASQVAPPIAGSKHLADKDLLLNILLKGLSGPIDGKSYPTLMPSMAENNDEWIASVANYIRFEFGTPVFPPPGRSTGQTNNRPATPTTPPAVRVGGTFGRRTLPMISTSEVARLRQETAQRTSPWTLTELEKNGQ
- a CDS encoding PQQ-dependent sugar dehydrogenase, encoding MLLKPFSLSLSVLANTALLLGLASFTLQDSPGKPDETRFTPVVVAEELDEPMAFDVLKDGTAFIIERKGAVKKYDPASKTVDLIATIPVNTKYTSAEGRVSEAEEGLMGLSLDPHFDQNHWLYLYYAHPTEKKHMLTRWEFRDNKIQSEKVLLEVPTQREVCCHTGGGMTWDRAGNLYLTVGNNTGNQQAAQTDERPGRSSWDDQGHAGNTNDLRGKILRIHPETNGTYTIPDGNLFQAPSAPKGETRGWSAVNPPPSGDGGLTRPEIYSMGHRNPWRISLDSKTGYIYWGEIGPDATADSEIGPRGYDELNQARKPGNFGWPWFVGNRQAFPVYDYENKKPLDKKDPDHIVNNSPNNTGLKELPPVAPSFIYYPYAVSEEFPLVGTGSRSATGGPIYHQADFKGAKRPWPAYYEGKWIVTDFSRGWIMAITMDADGNYKSMERFLPSYHPVEPIDMKFGPDGDMYVLEYGSNWFRRSDNSRLVRIEYNGGNRKPIVQALASKQGGPIPLQLTLLADGSKDNDGDKLSYQWKVTSPGTAPRFFSTANPAVTFDKPGVYTATLTVSDPQGATNSQSVKIIAGNAPPTVSVNLTGNRTFFFPDQPIQYTVQVDDKEDGSLANGKIPAARVAMSIDYTSEGFDYAEVMQTQRSVDASTQFAVAHTLINQSDCKVCHQISTKSVGPAFTAIATKYKGDAGAPDRLVAKIRQGGVGVWGDVAMPGHPAMSVVDASTLVQYILHVNDKTYSSLPLAGTYALKLPEGDNGKGSVLIRAAYTDRGAAATKGSKEVPAQTTEQLLVLHSPQLDASSAQVVHGADIKAKGMGKGENVIPYNNSYIAFQKLDLTGIKQLELNAAAQRREGSAGGTIEVRIGSPTGPIIGQTTVELAPEVDIAKLMAQMESNAKAGANGVASSSGGAPGNKPATAKPGAGFNPFARPPVFISLKAQNGVHDLYFIFKNDQAKSIQPLLSFSTIKFMDQEKEQASNQK
- a CDS encoding sugar phosphate isomerase/epimerase, yielding MISRRHFLRDASALAIGGLALPQLAHASDLLAGAPTRPIGLQLFTLFRPMNEDPKGTLEKVAAVGYKEIESAFNLRGGYYGYTAKEFKKLVADLGMTWRAHHAGGAPFRPRPAAAGGPPPSGQAPGGSAQRPAMDFSKMPPQLNLRDNYQQLVDEAVEGGLSYLVCASTPVATLDEIQKSIEVFQKTGEACKKAGIGFAYHNHSTEFDPVEGGKTPYELILSQTDKDLVKMELDLAWATKAGKDPVEIFNQHPGRFPLWHIKDIKADNKTITEVGNGVVDFKRAFAAAKVAGLKYFFVEQDMAATPIESITTSYTNLTKILA
- a CDS encoding YceI family protein gives rise to the protein MKSVLLSVATLLAVSAANAQTWTVDKSHAKVGFTVTHLMLSEVDGNFKTFDTKIISAKPDLSDAVVELTADVNSINTDNDRRDGHLKSPDFFDAAKFETITFKSTSFKKVEGKNYKLAGNLTMHGVTKPVTLDAVLTGPVTMDSPRGKQDKAGLKISGTLKRSDFGVGSVPTTVVSDEVEIKASGEFARQDGAVAEKK
- a CDS encoding TonB-dependent receptor, which codes for MRHALLFLLLTLGFWSGLTGISTTNAQFGPPGGGPPGFGGQNDRRKKEFTGVAEDTPKGNGKISGILLDSTSGKPVEFATIALISQKTNKPVDGTTSDTKGYFSMTKLAPGDYRLQYSFIGYKNLDSKPFTIAKGTDITIGTVKLAADVRTLGEVVVTGQAALVEEKVDRLVFNADKDLTSKGGDASDVLKRVPMLSVDLDGNVSLRGSQNIRVLINNKPSTIVAASVADALKQLPADMIKSVEVITSPSAKYDAEGAAGIINIVTKKNTLHGLTLNVDAGAGLRASNLGLNGSYRQGKLGLSLGGFGRAMYNHASSTLDQTTLVGTNYQQTHQEGTAFDKPLFGQYTLGIDYDLAKDQSLSANIRYGTRNFVQQQNQLTSASIGDSLLRMTNRDVNRKDLSNSVDMNIDYVRTFKPQQEWSISTQFSRTGLTNNFYADILNNGTTLTARQQNLNNNTNQEFTIQTDYQTPIRKNQLLEFGGKSIMRRVDSRYQYLVGSSTGELSFDPTNPSGTLSYNQNIGAGYISYTYVTPSKYTFKVGTRYEYTSISATQSTESKPNTDLNIPNYSNLVPSINVSKSLKGGSTLKAAYNRRIQRPGLQQLNPNPNAANPQMISVGNPNLSPELTDNFELSLSSTIKKTYLNAAIFGRLTNNAITQIRIPSDTLAGGIITTYQNIGVQRTFGSNIFFNTNLTSKWSVNGGIDGYYVYMQGLTPDATGESITIKKSGVSIGGRLMSQLQLNKGWSAQVFSFFRGPMPQLQGTMGSFYMYSLGFRKDLANKRGSIGLAAENFATNGVRMRTNLSSPLLTQVSVTNLYNANVKVTFTYRIGKMTFEQPRRKARGVNNDDIKGGDGDGGGQQQQAAPAAGGQSGGGRPR